From Chryseobacterium gallinarum, one genomic window encodes:
- a CDS encoding DUF2490 domain-containing protein, producing MRKVFTKWAVTLLSLGSVSLYAQKNELGAWYMYFGNNKISKKLNWHNEIQYRNFDAIGDLEQLLIRTGIGYDLTENNNNVLLGYGFILSQPYVNGEKKENIEHRIFQQYITKQKFGRFNLQHRYRLEERFLEDDFRMRFRYMLGLNIPITQKEMLPKTFYASVYNEIFLHFDSPVFDRNRVYGALGYVINKNMRIEAGYMNQLQENRNRGQIQIGFYNNIPFTRN from the coding sequence ATGAGAAAGGTTTTTACAAAGTGGGCGGTTACCTTATTGAGTCTGGGATCAGTATCTCTCTATGCTCAGAAAAATGAGCTGGGAGCCTGGTATATGTATTTTGGAAATAACAAAATCAGCAAGAAACTGAACTGGCATAATGAAATCCAGTATCGTAATTTTGATGCCATCGGGGATCTGGAACAGCTTTTAATCCGTACCGGGATAGGATATGACCTTACGGAAAACAATAATAACGTTTTGCTGGGATATGGTTTTATTCTGAGCCAGCCTTATGTAAATGGTGAAAAGAAAGAGAATATTGAACACCGGATTTTTCAACAGTATATTACCAAACAGAAATTCGGGCGTTTTAATCTTCAGCATCGGTATCGTTTGGAAGAACGTTTTCTGGAAGATGATTTTAGAATGAGGTTCAGGTATATGCTGGGACTGAATATTCCGATTACTCAAAAAGAGATGCTGCCGAAAACATTTTATGCATCCGTTTATAATGAAATCTTCCTGCACTTCGACAGTCCTGTTTTCGATCGTAACAGGGTATATGGCGCATTAGGATATGTTATCAATAAAAATATGCGGATTGAAGCGGGATATATGAATCAGCTCCAGGAAAACAGAAACCGCGGGCAGATCCAGATTGGTTTTTATAACAATATTCCGTTTACCAGAAATTAA
- a CDS encoding VOC family protein has product MATVNVYLTFNGNCREAFDFYKSVFGGEYPYIGTFGEMPPVEGKETSEEDKNKIMHVSLPISKETILMGSDTAGEWASRFKLGNNYSISINAESREEADKLFNGLSAGGQVTMPMENTFWGAYFGMFTDKFGINWMVNYDDPAKMQQQP; this is encoded by the coding sequence ATGGCAACAGTAAACGTTTATTTAACATTTAACGGAAATTGCAGAGAAGCATTTGATTTTTACAAATCTGTTTTTGGAGGAGAATATCCTTATATCGGAACTTTTGGAGAAATGCCTCCAGTGGAAGGTAAAGAAACTTCCGAAGAAGATAAAAACAAAATCATGCACGTCTCTCTTCCGATTTCGAAAGAAACAATCCTGATGGGTAGCGATACCGCCGGAGAATGGGCATCCCGGTTTAAACTGGGAAACAATTATTCAATTTCCATTAATGCAGAATCCAGAGAAGAAGCAGATAAGCTGTTTAACGGACTTTCTGCAGGAGGACAGGTAACCATGCCAATGGAAAATACTTTCTGGGGAGCTTACTTCGGTATGTTTACCGATAAGTTTGGCATCAACTGGATGGTCAATTATGATGATCCTGCGAAAATGCAGCAGCAACCATAA
- a CDS encoding VOC family protein, whose amino-acid sequence MKLGAFSISLSVKDLQKSKDFYEKLGFTTMGGGMEQNYLIMKNGSTLIGLFQAMFDGNMLTFNPGWDENAQNLDAFDDVRSIQKHLKENGIELDKEADENTSGPEHIYLKDPDGNMILIDQHR is encoded by the coding sequence ATGAAATTAGGTGCATTCTCAATTAGCTTAAGTGTGAAAGACCTTCAAAAGTCTAAAGATTTTTATGAAAAATTGGGCTTTACTACAATGGGTGGAGGTATGGAGCAAAATTACCTGATTATGAAAAACGGAAGTACCCTGATCGGTTTATTTCAGGCTATGTTTGACGGAAATATGCTGACTTTCAACCCTGGTTGGGATGAAAATGCCCAAAACCTGGACGCTTTCGATGATGTACGAAGTATACAGAAACATTTGAAGGAAAACGGAATAGAGCTGGATAAAGAGGCTGATGAAAATACTTCAGGCCCTGAACATATCTACCTGAAAGATCCCGATGGAAATATGATTCTAATAGATCAGCACAGGTAA
- a CDS encoding DUF1569 domain-containing protein, translated as MENVFDAKDAQSYIDRIHKLVEDTHGLWGKMTVDQMLAHCCVTYEMVYEPEKHKKPGTIAKFILKTFVKPKVVGEKAYPRDSPTAPQFLITGRKNFEEEKTRLIGFIQKTQQLGAEAFDGKESFSFGKLSAQEWNNMFAKHLNHHLSQFGV; from the coding sequence ATGGAAAACGTATTTGATGCAAAAGATGCTCAAAGCTATATTGATAGAATACATAAGCTTGTGGAAGATACCCATGGATTATGGGGGAAAATGACGGTAGACCAGATGCTGGCGCATTGTTGTGTAACCTATGAAATGGTATACGAACCGGAAAAACATAAAAAACCGGGAACCATAGCAAAATTTATATTAAAAACTTTTGTGAAACCTAAAGTGGTGGGTGAAAAAGCATATCCGAGGGATTCTCCTACAGCACCCCAGTTTTTGATTACGGGAAGAAAAAACTTTGAAGAAGAAAAAACCAGGTTGATCGGATTTATTCAAAAAACCCAGCAGCTTGGTGCTGAAGCCTTTGATGGTAAGGAATCTTTTTCCTTCGGAAAATTAAGCGCACAGGAATGGAATAATATGTTTGCCAAACATTTGAACCACCACCTGTCACAATTCGGAGTTTAA
- a CDS encoding ABC transporter permease — protein sequence MKEFFRLLKREFKLFIGNSTLRTVFFLAPVFYATLLGFVYKSGKVENTPVLVIDRDNTPLSNQLTEMLDDNKSIKIIRYLQEPLSIKDEVIRHEAAAVVIIPSRFEGDMLQKKYPELNVYINTGNVLTANFASKALQLTIGTFSAGASIKALQKAGMPAAKAATQYEPFKANYITLFNTTGNYLIFMWPAMLAVVLQQVILLAMAVSFAAEFERGSFVKEYIKMKRWAFPTMLIKVIPIWVFSILIVSIYYFMHMIFRVPMPEGILNFILLTSVFVGSASFLGVFISILIPNALKATQILMVIASPAFIISGFTWPLSAMPAFVQFIANIIPLTPFLQAFKILLIQKGSVELTFPYLEHLSVLVVVYAILGWIALKIKLWFIFKNAAPQEIAVENVSHEDGE from the coding sequence ATGAAAGAATTTTTCCGTCTTTTAAAACGTGAGTTCAAACTTTTTATCGGCAATTCTACCTTAAGGACAGTGTTCTTTCTGGCACCGGTCTTTTATGCCACTTTGCTGGGGTTTGTTTACAAAAGCGGGAAAGTTGAAAATACCCCTGTGCTGGTTATTGACAGGGATAATACTCCGTTGTCCAATCAGCTGACTGAGATGCTGGATGACAATAAAAGCATCAAAATTATCAGATACCTGCAGGAACCTCTGAGTATTAAAGATGAGGTGATCAGGCATGAAGCGGCAGCAGTTGTCATTATTCCTTCCCGGTTTGAAGGAGATATGCTTCAGAAAAAATATCCTGAACTGAATGTGTATATCAATACAGGAAACGTCTTGACGGCAAATTTTGCTTCCAAAGCTCTTCAGCTTACGATAGGAACGTTTTCCGCCGGAGCTTCAATCAAGGCATTGCAAAAAGCAGGAATGCCGGCAGCAAAAGCCGCTACACAATATGAGCCTTTTAAAGCCAATTATATTACATTATTCAATACCACAGGAAACTACCTGATCTTTATGTGGCCTGCCATGCTGGCCGTTGTTCTGCAGCAGGTTATCCTGTTGGCAATGGCAGTAAGCTTTGCAGCAGAATTTGAAAGAGGATCATTTGTAAAAGAATATATAAAAATGAAAAGATGGGCGTTTCCTACAATGCTGATCAAAGTAATTCCGATCTGGGTATTTTCAATTCTTATCGTAAGTATCTATTACTTTATGCATATGATTTTCAGGGTTCCGATGCCCGAAGGAATACTCAATTTTATCCTTCTTACCTCTGTTTTTGTAGGATCAGCTTCATTTTTGGGAGTATTCATCAGTATACTGATACCGAATGCCTTGAAGGCAACCCAGATTCTTATGGTAATTGCTTCCCCTGCATTTATCATCAGTGGTTTTACCTGGCCGCTAAGTGCAATGCCTGCCTTCGTTCAGTTTATTGCCAATATAATTCCGTTAACTCCCTTTTTACAGGCCTTTAAAATTTTATTGATTCAGAAAGGTTCTGTAGAACTCACCTTTCCTTACCTGGAACACCTGAGCGTTCTGGTAGTAGTCTATGCTATTCTGGGCTGGATCGCACTAAAGATTAAGCTGTGGTTTATTTTTAAAAATGCTGCTCCTCAGGAAATAGCAGTTGAGAATGTGTCTCATGAGGATGGAGAGTAA
- a CDS encoding HlyD family secretion protein: MLKNISILFAALFFLGSCNQKNEKIKEPEGKTKKDVISFAPKVTGRILKIFVSEGQTVKKGDTLAQLDVPEVSAKIAQAQGAVNAATAQEQMAKNGATADQMRQLQAKYKGLKEQYEFAQKSYRRANNMFRDSLMSPQAHDEVYAKLQGAKAQYDAVVAELDDVKRGTRFEKVEMAAGQASQAKGALQEANVAYSERYIIATNDMEIETISLNTGELATAGFALFNGYIPESTYFRFTIPESAISKYKKGQEVNMQVVYNKENLTGTIVYIKQLTKYADITTAYPDYQLQDAIYEIKVKPKDMNKAKNILVNANVILK; the protein is encoded by the coding sequence ATGCTTAAAAATATATCTATACTCTTTGCTGCTCTGTTTTTTTTAGGGAGCTGTAATCAGAAAAATGAAAAAATAAAAGAACCGGAAGGGAAAACAAAAAAAGACGTTATCTCGTTTGCTCCGAAAGTAACCGGAAGAATCTTAAAAATATTTGTCTCTGAAGGGCAAACTGTGAAAAAAGGGGATACCCTTGCACAGCTGGATGTTCCGGAGGTTTCTGCAAAAATAGCGCAGGCACAGGGAGCGGTAAATGCAGCAACGGCTCAGGAGCAGATGGCGAAAAACGGCGCTACGGCAGATCAGATGAGACAGCTTCAGGCAAAATACAAAGGCCTGAAAGAACAATATGAATTTGCTCAAAAATCGTACAGAAGGGCAAACAATATGTTCCGTGACAGCCTCATGTCTCCACAGGCCCATGATGAGGTCTATGCCAAACTGCAAGGAGCAAAAGCACAATACGATGCTGTAGTGGCAGAACTGGATGATGTGAAAAGAGGTACCCGCTTCGAAAAAGTGGAAATGGCGGCAGGGCAGGCTTCCCAGGCTAAGGGTGCGCTGCAGGAGGCTAATGTGGCCTATTCTGAGAGATATATTATTGCCACCAATGATATGGAAATAGAAACCATCAGCCTGAATACAGGAGAACTGGCAACAGCGGGGTTTGCATTGTTTAACGGATATATTCCTGAAAGTACCTATTTCAGGTTTACCATTCCTGAAAGTGCTATTTCAAAATATAAAAAAGGACAGGAAGTTAATATGCAGGTGGTTTATAATAAAGAAAACCTGACAGGAACTATCGTATATATCAAACAGCTGACAAAATATGCGGACATTACAACAGCTTATCCTGATTATCAGCTGCAGGATGCAATCTACGAGATCAAGGTAAAACCAAAAGATATGAATAAGGCTAAAAATATTTTAGTCAATGCAAATGTTATTTTGAAATAA
- a CDS encoding TolC family protein: MKNNLLIFAFSFFAFPAVGWAQSAPDFKELLDSAMVRDSSLKMQITQNKLTDLDEHKLKDIFLPTLELSGKAGYLNGTARLTSPEINLAPFINIPEGAFNNNFNVSGFSGVAKADAKMLLYSGGKVKYLKKAVEEKKKSEDILLEKTRDEVVATISKAYDQLALIHQSRKVLDESTKRLDINKKTADKALGYGLITPYDHKKIELAQATLNAKVVEYEGKKELLLTQLYILTGISKERLRLIDPVLSPVELLAAEKGIEQRAEIRALEHGINAADYKIKAERTWMIPKVQLMASAYYIGLYGNRIKSSENIIPAVPLLGYEGKKLDWSPNNVNIFPLLTAGIGFKWEIFDGKEGKHAEETAKVGKEVLQNQKEDALKKLSLNLANNQTNYDIATAQIALKAKEKELAKNALVQAEKEFRYGMSKSSQLIDAENDLEVAELEYQNAIFNQRRAGIELMRSTQELDITKLYLIP; encoded by the coding sequence ATGAAAAACAATTTATTGATTTTTGCGTTTAGTTTTTTTGCTTTTCCTGCTGTAGGCTGGGCACAGTCTGCGCCGGATTTTAAAGAACTTTTAGATAGTGCAATGGTTCGGGACTCGAGCCTTAAAATGCAGATTACCCAGAATAAACTTACCGATCTTGATGAACACAAGCTGAAAGATATCTTTCTCCCTACATTGGAACTAAGCGGTAAAGCCGGCTATCTGAATGGAACAGCAAGACTGACGTCACCGGAAATTAACTTAGCCCCTTTCATCAATATCCCGGAAGGTGCCTTCAACAATAACTTTAACGTATCAGGATTTTCAGGTGTTGCCAAAGCAGATGCCAAAATGCTGCTGTATTCCGGAGGAAAAGTGAAGTATCTGAAAAAAGCAGTGGAAGAAAAGAAAAAGTCTGAAGATATTTTACTGGAAAAAACAAGGGATGAAGTGGTGGCTACTATTTCTAAAGCTTACGACCAGCTGGCCCTGATTCATCAGTCCAGAAAAGTACTGGACGAAAGTACAAAAAGGCTTGACATCAATAAAAAGACTGCTGATAAAGCCTTAGGGTATGGATTGATTACCCCATATGATCACAAGAAAATTGAACTGGCTCAGGCTACTCTGAATGCAAAAGTAGTGGAATATGAAGGAAAAAAAGAACTCCTTCTGACACAGTTGTATATCCTGACAGGAATCAGCAAGGAAAGACTAAGGCTGATAGATCCTGTTTTATCTCCGGTAGAACTATTGGCTGCGGAAAAAGGAATCGAGCAGAGAGCCGAAATCCGGGCGCTGGAACATGGGATCAACGCTGCCGATTATAAAATAAAGGCCGAGAGAACATGGATGATCCCTAAAGTGCAGCTGATGGCTTCAGCTTATTATATAGGATTATATGGAAACAGGATTAAAAGTTCAGAAAATATCATTCCGGCTGTTCCATTGCTTGGTTATGAAGGAAAGAAGCTGGACTGGAGTCCGAATAATGTCAATATTTTTCCATTACTTACTGCAGGAATAGGCTTTAAATGGGAAATCTTTGACGGAAAAGAAGGAAAACATGCTGAAGAAACAGCAAAAGTGGGAAAAGAAGTCCTTCAGAATCAAAAAGAAGATGCCCTGAAAAAATTATCCCTGAACCTGGCCAATAATCAGACCAATTATGATATTGCTACTGCACAGATCGCCTTGAAAGCCAAAGAAAAAGAACTGGCAAAAAATGCTTTGGTGCAAGCTGAAAAAGAATTCCGGTATGGGATGAGCAAATCATCCCAGCTTATTGATGCAGAAAATGATCTGGAAGTTGCCGAACTGGAATATCAAAATGCCATTTTCAATCAGAGAAGAGCGGGAATAGAACTGATGAGATCTACCCAGGAACTGGATATCACCAAACTTTATTTAATCCCTTAA
- the eco gene encoding serine protease inhibitor ecotin: protein MKFSKTLITGLVLMAGVTAFAQKKAEKFEKLQIEMFPKAKEGYKQVYIQLPIAKNENDLKVEVFVGTEKMLDCNKYSLMGEMKSQDLQGWGYNYYEVESKGETAGTLMACPEQKLTKKFVTLKPEIVRYNSKLPLVFYVPKDIEVRYRVLRPDAAMKKAVQK, encoded by the coding sequence ATGAAATTTTCAAAAACTTTAATTACAGGATTGGTATTGATGGCGGGTGTAACTGCTTTCGCTCAAAAGAAAGCTGAAAAGTTTGAAAAACTGCAGATTGAAATGTTCCCGAAAGCTAAAGAAGGTTATAAGCAAGTATATATTCAGCTTCCGATAGCAAAAAATGAAAATGATTTAAAAGTAGAAGTTTTCGTTGGAACCGAAAAAATGTTAGACTGCAATAAATACTCCTTAATGGGAGAAATGAAAAGCCAGGATCTTCAGGGATGGGGGTACAACTATTATGAAGTGGAATCCAAAGGAGAAACAGCAGGAACATTGATGGCCTGCCCGGAACAAAAGCTGACTAAAAAGTTTGTTACCTTAAAACCGGAAATCGTAAGGTACAACAGTAAACTTCCATTAGTGTTTTATGTGCCTAAAGATATTGAAGTCCGTTACAGGGTTTTACGCCCTGATGCCGCAATGAAAAAGGCAGTTCAGAAGTAA